DNA from Mycobacterium bourgelatii:
ACCAGCGTCGCCGGCGAGCCCATCACCACCTGGGCCCCCAAGTCCAGCGGTGCCATCGCCTACCGCGCGCTGGCTCGCGAATTCATCCACCGATTCGGCGTGTGAACGGCGTCCCGATCAGCCCGGAGAAAGATCAGGCGGCATCCGAGAGTGGCTTCCAGGTCCGGCTGAGCAACTTCGAGGGGCCGTTCGACCTGCTGCTGCAGCTGATCTTCGCGCACCGCCTCGACGTGACCGAAGTGGCGCTGCACCAGGTAACCGACGACTTCATCGCCTACACCAAGTCGATCGGTGCCCAGTTGGAGCTCGAGGAGACGACGGCGTTCCTGGTGGTCGCCGCGACCCTGCTCGACCTGAAAGCCGCTCGGTTGCTGCCAGCGGCGCAGGTCGAAGACGAGGAAGACCTGGCGCTGCTCGAGGTCCGGGACCTGCTCTTTGCGCGGTTGCTGCAGTACCGGGCGTTCAAGCACGTCGCGGAGATGTTCGCCGAGTTGGAGGCGAACGCAATGCGCAGCTACCCGCGCGCGGTGTCGCTGGAAGACCGCTTCGCAGACTTGCTGCCCGAGGTGATGCTGGGCGTCGACGTCGAGCGGTTCGCACAGATCGCCGCGGTCGCGTTCACGCCGCGTCCGGTGCCGACGGTGGGTCTCGGGCACTTGCACGAGCAGGTGGTCTCGGTTCCCGAGCAGGCAAAACGCATTTTGGAGATCCTCGAGGCGCGTGGCACTGGCCAGTGGGCAACGTTTTCCGAGCTCGTCGCGGACTGCGCGGCGCCCGTGGAGATCGTCGGCCGCTTTCTGGCGCTGCTCGAGCTGTACCGGTCGCGGGCGGTAGCATTCGACCAGTCAGAGCCCCTTGGCGTGCTCCAGGTTTCGTGGACGGGGGAACGACCTAGTCACGAGGCCTTGGTAGAAGTGCGAGACCATTAATGACCGACCAGTCGCCCGTTCATGAGCTGGGCAGTGCCCTTCCGGACATCGCTGAGCCGGCCGAGCTCGATCCCGATGAGCTGGGTCGGGTGCTGGAGGCACTCCTGCTGGTGGTGGACACCCCGGTGTCCGCCGAAGCGCTGGCCACCGCGACCGAGCAGCCGGTCTACCGGATCGAGGCCAAATTGCGGCTGATGGCCGAGGAACTCACCGAACGTGACAGCGGCATCGACCTGCGCCAGACCGGCGAGGGCTGGCGCCTCTACACGCGCGCGCGGTTCGCGCCGTACGTCGAGAAGCTGTTGCTGGACGGCACGCGGACCAAGCTGACCCGGGCCGCCCTGGAGACCCTGGCCGTGGTGGCCTACCGCCAGCCGGTCACGCGGGCCAGGGTCAGCGCGGTGCGGGGCGTCAACGTCGACGCTGTCATGCGCACGCTGTTGGCGCGCGGCCTGATCACCGAGGTCGGCACCGACGAGGACACCGGGGCGACGACTTTCGCCACCACCGACCTGTTCCTGGAGCGGTTGGGGCTGTCGTCGTTGTCCGACCTACCCGACATAGCGCCGCTGCTTCCCGATGTCGACACGATCGACGACCTGAGCGAATCCCTGGACAGTGAGCCACGTTTCCGCAAACTCGCCGGTGGCTCGACCAGCGATGAATCCCTGACCTTCGATGTGGACCACGATTGATGATCGAGTCTGACGAAACCCGCGGCACTCGGCTGCAGAAAGTCTTGTCCCAGGCCGGAATTGCGTCGCGCCGAGCCGCGGAGAAGCTGATCATCGAGGGCCGCGTCGAGGTCGACGGCCAAGTGGTCACCGAGTTGGGAACCCGGGTGGATCCCGATGTCTCGGTGATCAAGGTCGACGGGGCGCGGGTGGTCGTCGACGACTCGTTGGTCTATCTCGCGCTGAACAAGCCGCGCGGCATGCACTCGACCATGTCCGACGATCGTGGCCGACCTTGCATCGGTGACTTGATCGAACGAAAAGTCCGTGGCACCAAGAAGCTGTTTCACGTCGGGCGTTTGGACGCCGATACCGAGGGGCTGATCCTGCTGACCAATGACGGGGAGCTGGCGCATCGGCTGATGCACCCGTCCCATGAGGTACCCAAGACATACCTTGCGACGGTGACAGGGACCGTGCCGCGTGGCGTCGGCAAGAAACTGCGCGCGGGCATCGATTTGGACGACGGGCCCGTGCGGGTCGATGATTTCGCGGTGGTAGACGCGATTCCGGGGAAGACGTTGGTGCGGGTCACGTTGCACGAGGGACGCAATCGCATTGTGCGCCGCATGCTGGCGGCGGTGGGGCATCCGGTGGAAGCGCTGGTGCGCACCGACATCGGAGCGGTGTCGCTGGGCAAGCAGCGTCCGGGTAGCGTTCGTGCCTTGCGACTGGACGAGATTGGGCAACTGTATAAGGCGGTCGGACTGTGACGGGCATGGTCGTGGCGATCGATGGCCCGGCTGGCACCGGGAAATCTTCTGTTTCAAGGGGATTGGCCCGTGGGCTGGGTGCCAGGTTCTTGGACACTGGGGCGATGTACCGGATGGTGACACTGGCGGTGATGCGCGCCGGAGTTGATCCGGAGGATCCCGAGGCGGTCGGGGACGTCGCGTCGACGGTTGAATTGTCGGTCGGATACGACCCGGACACCAGCAGCTTTTTCCTTGCGGGAGAGGATGTTTCGGCCCAGATTCGTGGTGACGATGTAACCCGGAATGTGTCGGCGGTGTCGGCGGTACCTTCGGTGCGTACCCGGTTGGTCGACATCCAGCGCGCGATGGCGGAGGGACCGGGCGACATCGTGGTCGAAGGTCGCGACATCGGGACGGTGGTGTTCCCCGATGCGCCGGTGAAAATCTTTCTCACCGCATCTCCCGAGACCCGCGCCCAGCGGCGCAACGCCCAGAACATCGCGGCGGGTCTGGCCGACAACTATGAGGGAGTGCTCGCCGACGTGCGCCGACGCGATCACTTGGACTCCACCCGACTGGTGTCACCGCTGCGGCCGGCTTCCGACGCGGTGGTCGTCGACACCAGCGACATGACTGAGGCCCAGGTGATCGACCATCTGGTGGATTTGGTCAAGCAACGTACTGGGGCGATGTCATGACTCAGGACGGCACATGGGTTGACGAAAGCGACTGGGAACTCAGCGAATCAGAGGAGTTCGAGGACGAAGCCGGACCCGCGCCGGTGGTGGCCATCGTGGGCAGGCCCAACGTAGGCAAGTCGACGTTGGTCAACCGGATCCTGGGCCGGCGCGAAGCCGTGGTGCAGGACGTTCCGGGGGTGACTCGCGACCGGGTCTCCTACGACGCGCTGTGGACCGGACGCCGCTTCGTCGTTCAGGACACCGGCGGCTGGGAGCCCGACGCAAAAGGCCTGCAGCAGTTGGTGGCCGAGCAGGCCTCGGTGGCGATGCGTACGGCTGACGCGGTGATCTTGGTGGTCGACGCCACTGTCGGCGCCACCACGGCCGACGAGGCGGCCGCGCGCATCCTGCTCCGTTCGGGTAAGCCAGTCTTTTTGGCGGCCAACAAGGTTGACAGCGACAGGAGCGAGGCGGACGCGGCCGAGTTGTGGTCGCTGGGACTTGGCGAGCCACATGCGATCAGCGCGATGCATGGACGCGGCGTGGCCGACCTGCTCGACGAGGTGCTTGCCGCACTGCCCGAGGTTGGGGAGTCGGCCGCGGGGACGGGCGGTCCCCGCCGGGT
Protein-coding regions in this window:
- a CDS encoding segregation/condensation protein A; translated protein: MNGVPISPEKDQAASESGFQVRLSNFEGPFDLLLQLIFAHRLDVTEVALHQVTDDFIAYTKSIGAQLELEETTAFLVVAATLLDLKAARLLPAAQVEDEEDLALLEVRDLLFARLLQYRAFKHVAEMFAELEANAMRSYPRAVSLEDRFADLLPEVMLGVDVERFAQIAAVAFTPRPVPTVGLGHLHEQVVSVPEQAKRILEILEARGTGQWATFSELVADCAAPVEIVGRFLALLELYRSRAVAFDQSEPLGVLQVSWTGERPSHEALVEVRDH
- the scpB gene encoding SMC-Scp complex subunit ScpB, which encodes MTDQSPVHELGSALPDIAEPAELDPDELGRVLEALLLVVDTPVSAEALATATEQPVYRIEAKLRLMAEELTERDSGIDLRQTGEGWRLYTRARFAPYVEKLLLDGTRTKLTRAALETLAVVAYRQPVTRARVSAVRGVNVDAVMRTLLARGLITEVGTDEDTGATTFATTDLFLERLGLSSLSDLPDIAPLLPDVDTIDDLSESLDSEPRFRKLAGGSTSDESLTFDVDHD
- a CDS encoding pseudouridine synthase — its product is MIESDETRGTRLQKVLSQAGIASRRAAEKLIIEGRVEVDGQVVTELGTRVDPDVSVIKVDGARVVVDDSLVYLALNKPRGMHSTMSDDRGRPCIGDLIERKVRGTKKLFHVGRLDADTEGLILLTNDGELAHRLMHPSHEVPKTYLATVTGTVPRGVGKKLRAGIDLDDGPVRVDDFAVVDAIPGKTLVRVTLHEGRNRIVRRMLAAVGHPVEALVRTDIGAVSLGKQRPGSVRALRLDEIGQLYKAVGL
- the cmk gene encoding (d)CMP kinase, producing MVVAIDGPAGTGKSSVSRGLARGLGARFLDTGAMYRMVTLAVMRAGVDPEDPEAVGDVASTVELSVGYDPDTSSFFLAGEDVSAQIRGDDVTRNVSAVSAVPSVRTRLVDIQRAMAEGPGDIVVEGRDIGTVVFPDAPVKIFLTASPETRAQRRNAQNIAAGLADNYEGVLADVRRRDHLDSTRLVSPLRPASDAVVVDTSDMTEAQVIDHLVDLVKQRTGAMS